A single genomic interval of Carassius auratus strain Wakin unplaced genomic scaffold, ASM336829v1 scaf_tig00216631, whole genome shotgun sequence harbors:
- the LOC113098735 gene encoding uncharacterized protein LOC113098735 — MLLWILILCLQSTRGQPSSDIITPGPASGIVLREQPGLLITNCRTYTQKVYVRLDPRNVYRAHYPRAVAQYSWAGARWTEDSLQHAEADVKHMLNQLEKMTVTQAELGGHNRRPKRFLGALLGAAAAVGTLFNIGMSSVNAVNIATVRRHVAEIQTELPQLKEQLTTQSASLQTIGKTLKGTVVILNTHSVLLNQTMNSMKQLFTVFQNDFAQTQLVTALMTDMLREVSSSIDSLAMGRIPPYLIPLSLVQDVLASAITTPTDPMQIHLAYSLGSAIPLYVDPEQKEMSFLLNLPIIESSRIYRLKDIVNVGFWKDNTHIKIRTPEVVAYHDSNTQLYLAPNLHMCTLTKDIHYLCPSKPFLRDNTDGICGCNP; from the coding sequence atgctgctgtggattCTCATCCTGTGCCTCCAGTCAACCAGAGGCCAGCCGTCATCAGACATTATCACACCGGGTCCTGCCTCGGGCATTGTATTGAGAGAGCAACCGGGACTCCTGATCACGAATTGTCGGACGTACACCCAGAAAGTATACGTTCGACTCGACCCCCGCAACGTCTACAGAGCACACTACCCCCGCGCAGTAGCCCAGTACAGCTGGGCCGGTGCCCGTTGGACAGAGGATTCCCTCCAGCACGCCGAGGCCGATGTCAAGCACATGCTCAACCAACTTGAGAAGATGACTGTTACCCAGGCGGAACTAGGTGGACACAACCGCCGCCCCAAACGTTTCCTGGGAGCGCTGCTCGGAGCCGCCGCTGCTGTGGGAACTCTGTTCAACAttggtatgtccagtgtcaatgcagtaaaTATAGCCACTGTGAGACGGCATGTGGCTGAAATTCAGACTGAACTTCCACAGCTAAAAGAGCAACTCACTACACAGAGTGCATCCTTGCAAACCATTGGAAAGACTTTGAAAGGAACGGTGGTCATTCTCAACACCCACAGCGTGCTTTTGAACCAGACCATGAACTCCATGAAACAGCTGTTCACTGTGTTCCAGAATGACTTTGCCCAAACGCAGCTGGTCACAGCATTAATGACTGACATGCTACGGGAAGTGAGTTCTTCCATCGACAGTCTAGCCATGGGAAGAATTCCACCATACCTGATACCCCTAAGCTTGGTGCAAGATGTGCTGGCTTCCGCCATCACCACACCCACTGATCCTATGCAAATCCACCTTGCCTACTCTCTAGGTAGTGCTATTCCCCTTTACGTGGATCCTGAGCAGAAGGAGATGAGTTTCCTCCTGAACTTACCCATCATAGAGTCAAGCCGAATCTACAGACTCAAAGACATTGTTAATGTGGGGTTCTGGAAGGATAACACTCATATCAAGATACGTACCCCTGAGGTGGTGGCGTACCATGACAGCAACACCCAGCTGTACTTAGCCCCAAACCTGCACATGTGCACCCTAACTAAAGACATTCACTACCTCTGCCCCAGCAAACCATTTCTCAGAGACAATACTGATGGAATCTGCGGTTGCAACCCATGA